The Clavelina lepadiformis chromosome 3, kaClaLepa1.1, whole genome shotgun sequence region tctcaactcaaaaataaggacgactaggaaacgaaagacaaataccaccttaaacagtgcacaacaggagaaagcaaccaatgttcttaaaaaaagaaaacaagacactatctgcaattttggtatctctttggtacaaaatggtatacaaaggtgtcaaaatacccaaaatacgaacctctgcctTAAAAGTAAGgacaaaaataaggacatttcttagaaaaaaaggacaaacatttctaagacacggacctttaaaataaagacggtatggcaaccctgattatAGAGCTGCAGTTAGACACATGTTTTACAACACAAATTTGCCAAGTATGAATAGTGACTGGAGTTCAAAAATGCGTCAAAGTGAAATATTCTTTAATTGCTAAAAAGAGTGGAAACGCGAGCGGCAAAATGAGTGTGCTCTTTTCTTTATAGAACAACAGCacaagcaaaaataattttttattggtgaGCGAGAGCATAACCAACActctttttaaaagaaaaataaattgcccAGCTCTGTAGAAAAGCACCTACGATGCGATAACAAGACCAcgataacttttttaaatgattgaCATGCTACCATAAATTGATGTTTAACCCTATACACGAATTCCTAATTTTTACTATATCTCTTAGAAAAGCAATTAGGTTATCAATATTTTGTgatattgcagtaaaataccTCAACTGGCTTCTGAACATGTTAAACTGCATAATTTATACGAGTCGAGTTGACGCGACCAGACAGACGTGTAACGGCTTAAATATATCGTTTCGTCGTCAAAGTCCCGAAACAAATCCTATCTAACATTAAGTAAAAACATCAGTTTATCGCAAGAAGTTTTTGTGTTAGTTGCTGGTTTCATTCAGTTAGTTGCATATTTTCTATTGCATGAGGaacaatttcaatattttaaaataaaaatatttgcaggtTATGTGTTTCATTACGCAATAACTCAGTTCTGTCAAATTCGTAGCTGGTTTTCtttcaatgaaaaaaacaggcaaaataattgcaatgcTCATTAAGTGGTCATAAACATCGTTATCATCATCTGTCATGTCATGTAACATCTGGTTTTGTTTCGTTTGTTTTAAGTTGCAACTTGATACCGTGATAACTTAATATCATTGTAAGTCTTTATGCTGCAAAGTGTGGTCGACCTAGTCGGATGGATTTCCACACGTATATACTACAACTACAAGGGATTACGTCTTCCATTACAGTTAATGGTATGCAATGCATTGTTTTTATCTTTAGCATGACAATGCAACGCTAAGTAGCAACATAAGCAGCAGCAATGATTAATGCAGAAAAAATGTAACTGCGTTCGCATCAAGGCAATGTTTATAATATTAAAGAGACCGTTTTAGAACAATGGTGAAAAACCTattacgtgaaacatttatttgtaaataaatcaCAGCGTTTTATCctaatttttttgtcaaatggTGTAGCTGCAACAACTTTCATCAGTATTTCAAAAAACCAAACCTAAACATTAATAGGCTAGGAGTGCTACAATGAACATATTGCAAGTTAAATGTAGGTCAAACAGGCATTCCAATTTCGTCTACGATCAGTGATTTTTAACAACAAGTCAAACAGACATTAACGATTAATTTGCAAGTGAATTTCAttggttttgttgttttaaccaTAATGACATTGGGTAATATTTATCACACATGTGGTATTTTGGGCATTGATACATAAAGTGCTTTGACCAAACTTCAGCTCTGGCGTACAAGACTACAAGCCCTTACCTATTTTTAGGCCTGAAATTTGTATGGTTTTGTTAGAGATTAGAGTGTAGTTTTGTAAAGTACACAGTTCATGGTAATCCTTTTTTCTAGAGCAGACCATTTAAACACATATATCGGATAGCCTAATCGTATAAAACGTCTGACAAAATGGATATGTGAATAACTGATTTCATCTGGATATAAACTTTGCATTTGCAGGTATATATCGATGCTTAAATTGGATACTGATTCAAACTTAACATACATACTGtagattttcaaaaaataactacaatttttgcttttttgaggatttatgtgaaaaaaatttatgtttagCATACAAGCATCCTTTTTGGTAGCTATTTACATTCTAAAAAGAAGCTTTTATGTCAATATATGTTTCAAAAGACAGAGTCCAACGCTACaagcatttattttttgcagaaaggtacaatttgtattgttttctttaaaaactcTTACCTCATTCACAATGTAATCCAATAGTTCAAATATGGCCATTGGTCTTGGCCCACTATCAAAATGCAAACTCGGGGGTCTGTCTTTTGATTGATCCATACAAGTTTTGTCTGTCAACCCAAAAATAACTTCCATTTGCTTTGAAGAGAGGGGTGGAATAGGGTACCGTCCAATTGCCATTTCTATCAAAGAAAGTCCAAGTGACCATATGTCTGAAAGAACTGTGTATTTTGAGCCTTGCAAGCGTTCTGGGGCCATGTAGGACCGAGTTCCAACAAATGAATTTGCCATTGAGTCAATAAGCTGGCCACTCACTCCAAAATCACATAATTTAATTTCACCTCGTGAGTTCACAAGTATGTTTGACGGTTTTACATCGCGGTGTATGATTTTATGTGTTTCTCGCAAGTATTGCAACCCCAATATGACAGACCTGCTAACAATACCTAACATCTTCTCTGGAATCCTATGAGCTTTTTTCATCACTTGATCTAGTGACCCTGCATCCATGCTTTCCATGCAAATACTTATCTCCCCATCATTTGAAAAAGCTCCATAAAACCCAACTATATATGGGCTACTGCAATCGTGCAACACTTTAAGTTCACGCATTATTTGGTTTTGAATAACAGGCTTAACTTCTAAATGTATCAATTTTCTTGCCATTTCAAATCCGGAAGCATTATGCTTCACAAGATGAACAACACCGCCATTACCAGCACCCAATTCACCAGTTTTAGTGAAATCACCCTTTTGAGCATTGTCCATTAACCCAAccttttgcttttgctttaTAAAATCATCTAATCTTTTTCTCTGAGTATCATCTATCTGTAGTTCTTCCATTTTCTTTCCGACATCACTAACCACTTCTTGTCCTTTACCAGGCAGATTTAAAGGTCCAGGTTTCTTTTTTGGCATTGCAAATATGCTTATATGTGGTACATGTAGATACTGCAAAAACAGTTACAACCAAGGTTGTTATATCCATCATTATATAATTAAACTACAATTAACACTCAAAAAAACAGAACTCTGCCTGACCCAGGTTACTCTTTTCTGTTCTATAAACTTAAAGCATAATATAGTGCCCTTAGATCTTCACACGTTTTTTATTGTTCCTAAGACATCAACAAACCATGAACGCGAGAGATTAAAAATGCTATTCAAGTTAAACATGTCTTTCGTTCCCGATATTGGGACAAAGCCATGCACTACTGCCACCTCGATGGTTTACAAATGTGATTGTATGGCCAACAATATGAACATATGTACGTTAATTTATTCTTAAAGTCCAGTAAAGTTTAaggcaaaaaatattgtaaagcTATTTACTATGTAGTTCTAGCGGCATAAAGATTTGTTGAAGCtatcataaaaaacaatttttcatattttttgttgtcacTTTTTACCGAAAAAGAATGGTGCATTCCACGCTATTTCtcgttaacctaacttaactaaatcttCTTTCCagtctaaatctaacttcaatcgAACCCTAAATAACTAGAATCAACCTTTTGCATAAAGTTTTTCCTAACCGCCTAACTTTTACAATTGGAAgaaaaatccaaaaaataaaatctcaGCAGCAGCGGATATATATgtattgttacgtaataagtACAAAACATAACAATGTTGTTTACCACCAACTGCACgcattttaaaaagaaaaaactatGTTTTGTTGCCTAATTAACTGGAAATGCATTCGTACAAAGACTTCATATGCAggaatattttgtcaaaatactgcatttgaTGACTTGCTACGTTATGCCACTTGCTGAATTTATTGtttcaacttttaattttaactatCAACTTATTACTATACACGTGGTCCTGATCCTAAACTGTGAAACGAACAACGATAacttttatgttttcacaaaAGCGAACATCGATGAACCATCAAATTTCAAAGGAAAATATGAAGCAACCACGGATGTGAACTTTATGTCATTGACTGACAACCTATTGAAAGAAATGGACtaatcttgtttgtttttaaagatgCTTGAATGATGAAAAAGCAATATCGTTAGATTACTATTTAAATGGTTtggttattaaaaaaaatttattcaagtCTAACTACACGTGACCGACATGTGTCACGTCATCGAGTATTAACCAATATTCAATCGAGACCAAGTATTGAAAACATGCCGATACTGAAACGAGTAACTGGAATCGGATTCGACTTGGCCCATCCCTACTTTAAAGACAAGTGATTTAAGTTAATTGAGTATATATGTTAACAATATCATTAATGACATTAAAAGATATGAACTTGTGGACAGTCTGCATTACCGATGAACTCAGTTAATTGAAAACCAGCTATTATAAAAGGGCTGGGACGAGTCAAAAACAAAGGCAAAAACTCAGTCGTGTATTGAACTACTGATTATCTTGTCAAAGCAAAGTAATGAGCACCAGTGACGAATctagaaaatttttgttgaagaTGTTCCTGGGCCGATGTTAGGGATTTGCCGAACTAGAAACAAATATGAAGTCATGCAACCCTTCATAGCCATGCATGATTAGTAACAATAACTTGACGTCTGTTGACATAGCTAAAACAGGTGCACTAAATATGTAAATAGGATAAGGTCAGTGTATAATGactgaaacatttttcacatttATTGACAGGTTTTATATCAACTAAAAGCTTTTGCTAACTCGTCTCATTGCGTGACTTTATGAAAGTATCCACAGTTTGATTCACGCTAACGTGAGTACGTAAAAAATATGACATTGCATTTAACCAAACTcagcataaaaatatattcCAGGGATACCCAACTATTTTTGACCCAAGTTCTACTTTTTAAGTATAGCCAACATCCCGCGGTTTACCAGTCTACTGACAACATTGTTTCCGTGGTTCTTCATATTTCTTTAAGTACTTTCTAATGTGAAACGTTTTCAAATCCGTCCAACATGAACTTATAACAGCATGTAACATAAATTTTGCCAATCTTAAAGGTTCCAGTTTACACAGCCCTCGTGCAGTATGGAAATCCAAGCACCTATAGCAAAGTTAACTCTGATGCAGAATTCGATCCAATAAAAATGCACTCAAAACccgaaagaaaaattttaatttctttacgaAACAAAGACACATTTAGTCCATTAAAAAATGTAATCACTGACAAATGCTTTATCAGATAAACTACGTTTATCAATACAACGATATTTTGGGAgaaacaataaaactgaaaatctGATTGTCTATAATTTAATCTATATAGACAAGGTACCAATAGGTACCAAAGACATAGTTATCGgcaaattatatttaattttaaggGCTAACTACTTTTCAGCTTGACACGGCAAATAAtagaagttttgtttttcttacaAACTGCACAAGCTTGATCATAACTTCTTTTTACAAGCAAGCACAGTGACACATCCTAAAGGCGTAAAGAGAGAACAACGTGCACTGCCTAATTATGAATTAAAATGCCAAcaaccagactgcagagtaccGGTATGGCAAGTGCACACCCGagattttttctaaaacaacaTTGCACAACAGGGCAAACCGGTGTTTCCAAAAAAGGAGACAATAACTTTTGTTCCGATTTATACTGCAAGACTAGTGTTTAAAACCGATATCCATCGAAGAAAAAAAACCGAAACGCTAATTAGGCTATTCCCTCGATTTCTAGCGTGTAGGCCTATAGGGCCACACCTTGCCTTCACAAACGCCGGGCAGCCTTGGGCCATGAGCCGCAGTGCACAGTTGCACACCAGCTGCTTCCTTGCCCACTggaattttgcttctgctcATAGGCTACGAGATCTTCAGCGAAAACTACCCTACTTTAAAGTCCGGGCCAGCACTGTTAAAAAAAGCCAGAGAAAGGAATAGCCTAGGGGTAGGCTAGAAAGCTGTTAGAAGCAGTacagtttatttaaaatatctcTAAAATGCTACTAATCACTGTTTCCTTATCAGGGTGAAGCCAACTtgactttttcttttgtgatGTGGCGTCTACAGTTTATGTCGTGTaacaaaattacttcaaacaaagctggaaaaaactgcaaaatatGCAATTGGCAACAAAACatcttaaatcaaaaatatacgGCTTATCTTGCCAGATCATCCTTTAATTTCATACAAATATTTCGCATAGTATTTTCAATATGCGACTAAATTAAATTTGCTAATTAAATACGATTCCGCAttgacaaaaccaaaaattttttccacACGCTTGTTCATCTATCACTCTAAAatggaaaattaaaaaatttactgccattatttttatattttaaactcAAACTAATTCGCAACTTAACTTTGGTCCTCAGTACTCCTCACCGCTCACAAACGATCGCTTGCATTTGGATTGATAAGAGCCAAATTGCGGATCAAATATAGCGGCTCGAAAAATCACTTTCCGCAAAAAACATTCAAATAAGTTTTCATTACACCTGTTTATCAATCactttaaattaataaaaactaTTAAGCACTTGCCTTGCCAATTTTTTGGAGATTACTGGTCAAAAACTGcctatttattttattgcattttttgatgTAATACATTAACATGAAAAACTGCGCAACATTTTTTAGGTCTAAAATCAATAGTTTCCGAGATAATCagattttaatttagtttatcCATAGCACAAAAATTGGTAAACGGAAAGAAACAGCACAAAATCGATACCAgcatttgttttcacacaAAAATACAAGTAACAGCGCAATTTCAAAATGAAGTCTTTTTTACTGTAATTTCAAAATGtagttttgataaaaactatttaaacAATACTTATAACTTATAGCACAATTACACATATCttactttttcataattttcataATCATCCCTCTGTTATTATTACTTCGCAAGCTATTCAACTTTGATGGTTACCCCGTGGACGCAACGCCTCAACCAAATGCTGGCTCTGCTCCAATATATTGCAGGGATCGAAAAGCAGCGATCaagctaaaaacaaaacatcgaACAGCTGACATGTATCAGCTTTTGAAAAAGGCTTAAGTCTCAATCGCCGCCGAAGAAGGCAGTGTTATTCGTCCTGAAAATCTTAGTGACACCACTTTCGACAGCAAAGACAGCGCCCAGAAGGCTGCAATTCGCTTGTCACATCAAGAAGCTGTAGTGAGGGAACTTAACTCGGAGATCTTATGACAAATAAATGTTGTTgctgtattacttgtgtgaagtattacacaacaaacatattctgTTATAATGACCACGTACACTGGCGGCTATTGTTGGAATATGaacgaggacgattgatggttgataactgataagtgataacttgttttacttctgcttcgatggtaTGAGTTCTGTTGTTAGTTGTTTAATTCTATCTacacaaattactaaattataaagttcccattttatttattatcagacacaaaggctttcaccttcgggcaaagcgtACTGAACGTTACATTGAGCTTAGTAACAATGAAATCAATCACGTAAAAAGGGCTTCTTGCATACAACACAATTGTATACATATAGGGCACACCAGTttaagcgaggtaatttatctgacgtcattgtgCAGTCTTAACAAGTGAGTGAGAAAAGTAACAACTCATGAGtcatgactcgtgacgtaaccgtcacaatcTCAACAATCACTGTGTGCGAAATGCCGATCATGTTCCCCAAGGAAtcgattgaaaattttatcCGCCAAAATGAACGCGAAATCTTACAATACAGCCTTGTTTGCTACTCAACGCAATACTGAAAGAAAGATGGCCATCGACTCTTTCAAGTCAATCGCTCCGATTTGGAGGCTCACCCTTTaccaatgaaaaatttactttgGTCATTACTGGTTTATTGTCAAATACGCGGAACAGTCCGACACATGTGACTACTGCGAGGAATAAGGACATGTCAGAGATTTATGCCAAAAACGAAAAGATAACAACAAGACAAGAATTAAGCTTTTCCAGCAAAGTGCACCATTCTCAGGGAAGAAAGTTTCCACCCATTACCAACCAACAAGAACCAAGGCTCAAATCCCCCGCCAGTTTCCATTCAAATTgtgatgattttataaaattgtttgcaaatcgaatgccgcatagactacggaaatcggcaaagcaaagcattgcgttacgtgtcgcctatgcatgacttccGGTGTATCGTTATAATTCGTGACGTGAGTTAATCTTTCATTTACAGCTATTCATTGCGTcacagtctacgaagttaaccctagaaagtggtcgactttattatgtagctgtcccaatgtcttatttaatgtaatcgtttaaacaagaaacaatataaacagtttatacagttgtcatggtgtacaattgattctaagattaagagaagcgaaacaacgacctgagactcatttatcatcgagGACAGACAACAATTCCACAGACAAACGTTGTAGTGATTtggtcgtccttacaggctaacgaacgataaacaatcatttcattacaaaatattataaCCATTAGTCTGATTAGAGTATGGCGATTGTAACAGTGAATTGTAATAAGCTATAGCCTATAATTGACATTTTAAtaagcgattgtgtgttctccagttagatgaaatgtaatatttagAAAGCTGTTTATCCTTGGTTAATCATGTTATTCAAATATTGAATTCCTAAACCGACATGTATGACACAGCATAGGAGGGTTTTCAAGTAGAGTCACATTTTAAAGTGTAGGAAGTTTGATAGTGCTTGTGGTGAAAAGCCTCGGTAGAATATGTTACATTTCAGTTATTATTGTAAAAATACGATCTATACGTAGGATGATGCAAGTGATATGTCTTTCGCTGATTGGCTCATATAGCGATATAAAAACTTAGGCTTGGTTCAAACCTCtgatttttctctttttcccTTCTCGCTTATTCATCATTCAATTGAAGTGATAGCTCTATTCGGATGAGAAATAGATATGAAACTGTTTCTGATGTGACTACGActatattttggaaaatataggCTAACATTTTTGACTCCATGAATgttgtgctgacttaaagaaacaatcagaGATAGCATatgcaacggagtcaaagataaAATAGTCAAGGAGTTCTAGTAGAAAGACCTTGGCCTAAAGCCATTGGTTTTAGGCCAACCAAAACAATCAACATCGCCATCCCAAAAGAGATAAAACTCGCAAAAACACGCCTTGCATGTTTTCACAGAAACGTCTGATAAGGTTTGGATCTCCCTGATCCATCAATGTCTCCTTGTCACATTTCAATTCTCCTTTCTTGCTATCATTAAAGTTACCGTTGGCTTTTCCAATATCTCTATAACAAATATCATGCTTCATTACAATAGCATCTACTTGATTAAAAGGTTCTTGTCCAGGTAAAGGTTGATCGTTAGCATCAAGCTGTCTGTCGAGGGGTAATACGGTCCAGTATATTAATGATTTGGTAAAGTAAATCCATCTTTCGGCTTAGGAAATTTCCCTATGAATGCATGGGCATCTAATAAACCTCCCCTTTTACCATTGCTACCAAAGAAGCTATGCTTAATGAAACCATTTTTAAGAATACCACAGTTAGCACACACACGTTGTAAAATAAGTCTGTTTCCTTTTCTTTTAAGATTTTCCTCGGTTCCTGGAACATATTTAGTCACATACACAATAAGTTTCCATTTTATATTTGatcaaataaagtttgcaaagtGTTTCATTAACTTTTCATTAAACAATGTCACACACACATCGCTTCACGTCTTATAAGCTCACACTTCTACCGGCGAGCAGAGACGGTGACACACAGAGAGGCAGATAGAGAAAATCATCGAAACGAACAGATGAGCTTTCTATGCTAGTCATGGTTattgcaactcaatagacatcttataagcagtgtTATTACAATGTTCTTCattatgcgtaatattgagaaagtgtacagtacctacaataaaaaccttttcttgtaaactatttctgttgtaatattaaaacctttcgccTGACAAGGAggtagagtattctaaccgcacgcaacaatagagtcacataattcaacaggtaaattaagttaacataacATAAGACAGATAAGTTAAGCTCTGCAGATCCAGTTTTCATGTAATGACAATCCGGTAAATGATAGTGATGCTTTACTTTCTTGTTGTCATTTGT contains the following coding sequences:
- the LOC143449327 gene encoding dual specificity mitogen-activated protein kinase kinase 1-like; this translates as MPKKKPGPLNLPGKGQEVVSDVGKKMEELQIDDTQRKRLDDFIKQKQKVGLMDNAQKGDFTKTGELGAGNGGVVHLVKHNASGFEMARKLIHLEVKPVIQNQIMRELKVLHDCSSPYIVGFYGAFSNDGEISICMESMDAGSLDQVMKKAHRIPEKMLGIVSRSVILGLQYLRETHKIIHRDVKPSNILVNSRGEIKLCDFGVSGQLIDSMANSFVGTRSYMAPERLQGSKYTVLSDIWSLGLSLIEMAIGRYPIPPLSSKQMEVIFGLTDKTCMDQSKDRPPSLHFDSGPRPMAIFELLDYIVNEPPPKLPAEIFSPDFCEFVGSCLRKDPKDRADLCTLMESNFVKDIKVTQKEFSDWICKTMELPMPKYD